The Magnolia sinica isolate HGM2019 chromosome 10, MsV1, whole genome shotgun sequence genome includes a window with the following:
- the LOC131257643 gene encoding disease resistance protein RPM1-like has product MAEAVLSFFVQKLGEQLVHEVELLTGVCDDVVWIKDELQSMRAILKDADQRGERDKGVEAWITQVRHLVFNAEDAVDEFMIRTESQRRLRNGPVGCLVFHACFIKHLIVQHQFGTQIQNIRKEVKEIQERSARYRFQDAYQEGSSSNATDSGNRDPGVAAPWFEEADIVGLKNDTMKLEKLLLEKEETQQRTVISIVGMGGSGKTTLAKKIYKTAKTSFDCHAWIYVSQSFQKKDILKRMLEGFYESRKEAAPNHGETMDETNIAKMINDYLQGKRYALFLDDIWDASVWEAVKYALPREGGSKIIFTTRSENVAHPVDENWYIHKVKPLSHELSWELFQKKAFMKQDTQGTCPPHLVEVGNAMVKRCKGLPLAIVVIGGLMSKKSTDPAEWNDVFENLDSELKDNEDLARLNRVLLTSYNYLPFHLKYCFLYCGLFPEDYVIKRKKLIRMWVAEGFIEEHPRKTPEEVSSNYFAQLIDRNLLQPVIDERKGELKACQVHDLMRDIAIHMFKKEQFAEILTNRRNNFGEVQRRLAIQNTAIDIPGSMPELNPRSLLLFNDQEFPSSSFCRMFSKFKLLRVLDLEGTKIKILPNEVGGLIHLRYLSLRRTQIEELPVSLQRLHNLQTLDVRDSHLKGLPTGIEMLTKLRHLNLKKYSDHREVYKMPKRTASLSNLQTLSGASVDSGFSRELGYLTQLKKLSIGKVKGEDCRQLCDSISQLKWLRSLQIECPGIDEEVDLQELSQPPQYLEKLSLVGAMKEFPQWIGSHNCLRNIQLSFSQFKEDPLIALEQLPNLVSLRLNNAYIGKQIYCTSVGFPKLKSMAFIGMKDLEEWSRIEEGTMKSLQHLFIVSCPKLKMLPDGFQHLAAIQYLYLRDMSEEFIERVRRGGDDYLKVRHIPHINTISRDSDGKYIYESLSDREKN; this is encoded by the coding sequence ATGGCCGAGGCTGTTCTTTCCTTTTTCGTTCAAAAATTGGGTGAGCAACTAGTCCATGAAGTGGAGCTCCTCACTGGAGTTTGCGATGACGTTGTGTGGATCAAGGATGAGCTCCAAAGCATGAGAGCCATATTAAAGGACGCCGATCAAAGAGGGGAGAGGGATAAAGGTGTAGAGGCTTGGATTACCCAAGTGAGGCACTTGGTCTTCAATGCCGAAGATGCAGTTGATGAGTTCATGATCCGAACCGAGTCACAACGCCGTCTTCGGAATGGACCGGTGGGATGCCTTGTCTTTCATGCCTGCTTCATCAAGCACTTGATAGTTCAACACCAATTTGGTACTCAAATTCAAAATATTAGGAAGGAGGTGAAGGAGATTCAAGAAAGAAGCGCTCGGTACAGGTTTCAGGATGCATATCAGGAAGGGAGCAGTTCAAATGCTACAGATTCTGGCAATCGAGATCCTGGAGTTGCTGCTCCTTGGTTCGAAGAAGCAGACATCGTGGGGCTCAAGAATGACACCATGAAACTCGAGAAATTGTTGCTGGAAAAAGAGGAGACACAACAGCGGACTGTCATCTCCATTGTGGGGATGGGCGGTTCGGGAAAGACGACTCTTGCAAAGAAAATCTACAAAACAGCAAAGACAAGTTTTGATTGTCATGCATGGATTTATGTGTCTCAATCATTCCAAAAGAAGGATATCTTGAAGCGCATGCTTGAAGGATTTTATGAGAGTAGGAAGGAGGCGGCTCCAAATCATGGGGAGACAATGGATGAGACAAACATAGCGAAGATGATCAACGACTACTTGCAAGGAAAAAGGTACGCTCTGTTCCTTGATGATATATGGGATGCTAGTGTTTGGGAAGCTGTCAAATATGCTTTGCCTCGTGAGGGTGGAAGCAAGATCATCTTCACCACTCGCAGTGAAAATGTAGCACATCCTGTTGATGAGAATTGGTATATACACAAAGTGAAGCCATTATCTCATGAATTGTCTTGGGAACTCTTCCAAAAAAAGGCATTTATGAAGCAAGACACTCAGGGAACTTGCCCGCCACACTTAGTCGAAGTGGGAAATGCCATGGTCAAAAGATGCAAAGGGTTACCACTCGCCATTGTGGTAATTGGTGGCCTCATGTCAAAGAAGAGCACTGATCCAGCTGAATGGAATGATGTGTTTGAAAATCTTGATTCGGAACTGAAAGACAATGAAGATCTTGCAAGATTAAATCGAGTCCTGTTAACGAGTTACAATTATTTACCTTTTCACCTCAAATATTGTTTCTTGTATTGTGGTCTATTTCCCGAGGATTATGTGATTAAGAGAAAGAAGCTGATTCGCATGTGGGTGGCCGAGGGCTTCATTGAGGAACATCCACGGAAGACACCTGAAGAAGTTTCAAGTAATTACTTTGCTCAGCTCATTGATAGGAACCTGCTCCAACCTGTCATTGATGAGAGAAAAGGGGAATTGAAAGCATGTCAAGTGCATGACCTCATGCGTGACATTGCTATTCACATGTTTAAGAAGGAACAATTCGCAGAGATCCTAACAAATCGAAGAAATAATTTTGGAGAAGTGCAGCGTCGGTTGGCCATCCAAAACACTGCAATTGATATTCCAGGAAGCATGCCTGAATTGAATCCTCGGTCACTTCTTCTATTTAACGACCAGGAATTTCCCTCTTCCTCGTTCTGTAGAatgttttcaaaattcaaattattGAGGGTATTAGATCTAGAAGGCACTAAAATAAAGATTTTGCCGAATGAAGTTGGAGGGTTGATTCACTTACGGTATTTGAGCTTGAGGAGGACACAGATTGAGGAACTCCCTGTTTCATTGCAAAGACTGCACAACCTACAGACGCTGGACGTTAGAGATTCCCACTTGAAAGGTTTACCCACTGGAATAGAGATGCTTACGAAATTGAGGCATCTTAATTTGAAGAAATATTCTGACCATAGAGAAGTCTATAAGATGCCTAAGCGAACAGCCAGTTTAAGCAATCTCCAAACACTATCAGGTGCATCAGTTGACAGTGGCTTTTCGAGAGAGTTGGGTTACTTAACCCAACTAAAGAAATTATCAATTGGAAAAGTAAAAGGGGAAGATTGTAGACAACTATGCGATTCCATTAGTCAGTTGAAATGGTTGCGATCTCTTCAAATAGAGTGCCCGGGCATAGATGAAGAAGTCGATTTACAAGAATTGTCGCAGCCTCCACAGTACCTTGAGAAACTTTCTTTGGTAGGTGCGATGAAAGAGTTTCCCCAATGGATTGGTTCACACAACTGTCTCCGGAACATACAACTGTCGTTTAGCCAATTTAAGGAAGATCCACTCATTGCCCTTGAACAGTTACCCAATCTGGTTTCCCTGCGTCTCAATAATGCTTATATAGGGAAGCAGATTTATTGCACGTCTGTCGGATTTCCGAAGCTCAAAAGCATGGCATTCATAGGTATGAAAGATTTGGAAGAGTGGAGTAGAATAGAGGAGGGTACAATGAAATCTCTGCAGCATCTGTTTATCGTCAGTTGTCCAAAACTAAAGATGCTCCCGGATGGCTTTCAGCACCTCGCTGCCATCCAATATCTATATTTACGTGACATGTCAGAAGAATTCATTGAGAGGGTAAGGAGAGGCGGAGATGACTATCTTAAAGTGCGTCACATCCCTCACATTAATACAATTAGTAGAGATAGTGAtgggaaatacatatatgaatCACTCTCGGATAGAGAAAAGAACTGA